In a genomic window of Streptococcus oralis:
- the pth gene encoding aminoacyl-tRNA hydrolase, whose protein sequence is MTKLLVGLGNPGDKYFETKHNVGFMLIDQLAKKQNVTFTHDKIFQADLASFFFNGEKIYLVKPTTFMNESGKAVHALLTYYGLDIDDLLVIYDDLDMEVGKIRLRAKGSAGGHNGIKSIIQHIGTEVFNRVKIGIGRPKKGMSVVHHVLSKFDQDDYVGILHSIDKVDDAVNYYLQEKNFEKTMQRYNG, encoded by the coding sequence ATGACTAAATTACTTGTTGGATTAGGAAATCCAGGGGATAAATATTTTGAAACCAAGCACAACGTTGGATTTATGTTGATTGACCAATTGGCCAAAAAACAAAATGTTACCTTTACACATGACAAGATATTTCAAGCTGACCTAGCATCTTTTTTCTTCAATGGAGAAAAAATTTATCTGGTCAAACCAACAACATTTATGAATGAAAGTGGAAAAGCGGTTCATGCTTTATTGACTTACTATGGTTTGGATATTGATGATTTACTCGTTATTTACGACGACCTTGACATGGAAGTCGGAAAAATTCGTTTAAGAGCAAAGGGCTCAGCAGGTGGTCATAATGGGATCAAATCTATTATTCAACATATAGGGACTGAGGTATTTAACCGTGTTAAAATAGGTATTGGAAGACCTAAAAAAGGCATGTCGGTTGTTCATCATGTTTTAAGTAAGTTTGATCAGGATGACTATGTGGGTATTTTACATTCTATTGACAAGGTTGACGATGCTGTAAACTACTATTTACAAGAGAAAAACTTTGAGAAAACAATGCAGAGGTATAATGGATAA
- the mfd gene encoding transcription-repair coupling factor, translating into MVTLLGLFSENDQIKKWHQNLINKKRQLILGLSTSTKALAIASSLEKENKIVLLTSTYGEAERIISDLLSLLGEEVVYPFLVDDSPMVEFLMSSQEKIISRVDALRFLSDPSKKGILVCNIAASRLILPSPTRFKESIIRIAVGEEYDQHELLHKLKEIGYRKVTQVQTQGEFSIRGDILDIFEMSQLEPFRIEFFGDEVDGIRTFEVETQLSKENQTNLTIFPASDILLREKDYQRGQSALEKQISKTLSPILKSYLEEILSSFHQKQVHSDSRKFLSLCYEKTWTIFDYTEKNTPVFFDDYQKLMNQYEVFERELAQYFTEDLQNSKSFSEMQYFADTEQTYKKQSPVTFFSNLQKGLGNLKFDHIYQFNQYPMQEFFNQFSFLKEEIERYKKMDYTIVLQSSNSMGSKTLEDVLEEYQIKLDSKDKSSICKESVNLIEGNLRHGFHFVDEKILLITEHEIFQKKLKRRFRRQHASNAERLKDYNELEKGDYVVHHIHGIGQYLGIETIEIKGIHRDYVSVQYQNGDQISIPVEQIQLLSKYVSSDGKAPKLNKLNDGHFKKAKQKVKKQVEDIADDLIKLYSERSQLKGFAFSADDDEQHAFDDAFPYVETDDQLRSIEEIKRDMQDSHPMDRLLVGDVGFGKTEVAMRAAFKAVNDHKQVVVLVPTTVLAQQHYTNFKERFQNFAVNIDVLSRFRSKKEQAETLEKLKNGQVDILIGTHRVLSKDVVFSDLGLMIIDEEQRFGVKHKETLKELKKQVDVLTLTATPIPRTLHMSMLGIRDLSVIETPPTNRYPVQTYVLEKNDSVIRDAVLREMERGGQVYYLYNKVDTIDQKVSELQELIPEASIGYVHGQMSEIQLENTLLDFIEGQYDILVTTTIIETGVDIPNANTLFIENADHMGLSTLYQLRGRVGRSNRIAYAYLMYRPEKSISEVSEKRLEAIKGFTELGSGFKIAMRDLSIRGAGNLLGKSQSGFIDSVGFELYSQLLEEAIAKRNGNGNKRIKGNAELILQIDAYLPDTYISDQRHKIEIYKKIRQIDNRVNYEELQEELMDRFGEYPDVVAYLLEIGLVKSYLDKVFVERVERKDNKITVQFEKVTQRLFLAQDYFKALSATNLKAAIAENKGLMEVVFDVRNKKDYEILEGLLIFGESLLEIKESKEANPI; encoded by the coding sequence ATGGTGACTTTATTAGGTTTATTCTCAGAAAATGACCAGATAAAAAAATGGCATCAAAATCTTATAAATAAGAAAAGACAACTAATACTTGGTTTATCAACGTCTACCAAGGCTCTTGCAATTGCAAGCAGTCTAGAAAAAGAAAATAAGATTGTGTTACTGACTTCAACTTATGGAGAAGCAGAACGAATTATCAGTGATCTTCTTTCTCTCTTAGGAGAGGAAGTTGTCTATCCTTTTTTGGTAGATGACTCTCCTATGGTAGAGTTTTTGATGTCTTCGCAAGAAAAAATCATTTCGCGGGTTGATGCCTTGCGTTTTTTGAGTGATCCGTCTAAGAAAGGGATTTTAGTTTGTAATATCGCAGCGAGTCGGTTGATCTTACCCTCTCCGACTAGATTTAAAGAAAGTATTATAAGGATTGCGGTTGGTGAAGAATATGACCAACACGAGCTACTTCACAAATTAAAGGAAATTGGATATCGAAAAGTTACTCAAGTACAGACACAAGGTGAGTTTAGTATTCGAGGAGATATTTTAGATATTTTTGAGATGTCTCAGTTAGAACCTTTCCGAATTGAGTTTTTTGGTGATGAAGTAGATGGTATTCGTACTTTTGAAGTCGAAACACAATTATCGAAAGAAAATCAGACAAACCTCACTATCTTTCCAGCTAGCGACATACTTTTGAGAGAAAAAGATTATCAACGAGGACAGTCAGCTTTAGAAAAGCAAATTTCGAAGACTCTATCACCGATTTTGAAATCCTATCTAGAAGAAATTTTGTCAAGTTTTCATCAAAAACAAGTACATTCAGATAGTCGAAAGTTTTTGTCTTTATGTTATGAAAAAACATGGACTATATTTGATTATACTGAAAAAAATACACCAGTATTCTTTGATGATTATCAAAAATTGATGAATCAGTATGAAGTATTTGAAAGAGAATTAGCACAATACTTTACAGAAGATTTACAGAATAGTAAATCATTTTCTGAGATGCAGTATTTTGCAGATACAGAGCAAACCTATAAAAAACAAAGTCCAGTTACCTTTTTCTCCAATCTTCAAAAGGGTTTAGGAAATCTCAAGTTTGATCACATTTATCAATTTAATCAATACCCCATGCAAGAGTTTTTCAATCAGTTTTCTTTTCTTAAAGAAGAAATTGAGCGATACAAAAAAATGGACTACACCATTGTTTTGCAGTCTAGCAATTCAATGGGCAGTAAAACATTGGAAGATGTTTTAGAGGAATACCAGATCAAATTGGATTCCAAAGATAAGTCAAGTATCTGTAAAGAATCTGTAAACTTGATTGAGGGTAATCTAAGACATGGTTTTCATTTTGTAGATGAAAAAATTCTCTTGATTACTGAACATGAGATTTTTCAAAAGAAATTAAAACGTCGGTTTCGAAGACAACATGCTTCAAACGCAGAGCGATTAAAAGATTATAATGAACTTGAAAAAGGTGACTACGTTGTTCACCATATTCATGGAATTGGTCAATATTTAGGAATCGAAACAATTGAAATCAAAGGGATTCACCGTGATTATGTCAGTGTACAGTATCAAAATGGTGACCAAATCTCCATCCCAGTAGAGCAGATTCAGTTACTGTCTAAATATGTTTCAAGTGATGGGAAAGCGCCAAAACTTAATAAATTAAATGATGGTCATTTCAAAAAGGCCAAGCAAAAAGTTAAGAAACAAGTAGAGGATATAGCTGACGATTTAATCAAGCTTTATTCTGAGCGTAGTCAGTTGAAGGGGTTTGCTTTCTCAGCTGATGATGATGAGCAACATGCTTTTGATGATGCTTTCCCTTATGTTGAAACGGATGATCAACTTCGTAGTATTGAGGAAATCAAGAGAGATATGCAGGATTCTCACCCCATGGATCGACTTTTGGTTGGAGATGTTGGTTTTGGGAAGACTGAAGTAGCAATGCGTGCTGCTTTTAAGGCAGTCAATGATCACAAACAGGTGGTCGTTCTAGTTCCAACGACGGTTTTAGCGCAACAGCACTATACGAATTTTAAGGAACGATTCCAAAATTTTGCTGTTAATATTGATGTGTTGAGTCGCTTTAGAAGTAAAAAAGAGCAGGCAGAAACACTTGAAAAACTAAAGAATGGTCAAGTCGATATTTTGATTGGAACGCATCGTGTTTTGTCAAAAGATGTTGTGTTTTCAGATTTGGGCTTGATGATTATTGATGAGGAACAACGATTCGGTGTTAAGCATAAGGAAACTTTGAAAGAACTAAAAAAACAAGTAGATGTTCTAACCTTGACAGCAACGCCGATTCCTCGTACTCTTCATATGTCTATGCTAGGAATCAGAGATTTGTCTGTTATTGAAACTCCTCCAACCAATCGCTATCCTGTTCAAACCTATGTTTTGGAAAAGAATGATAGTGTGATTCGTGATGCTGTCTTGCGCGAAATGGAGCGTGGAGGTCAAGTTTACTATCTTTACAATAAAGTTGACACAATTGACCAGAAGGTTTCGGAATTACAGGAGTTGATTCCAGAGGCTTCGATTGGGTATGTTCATGGACAAATGAGTGAAATTCAGTTAGAAAATACTCTACTGGACTTTATTGAAGGACAATATGATATTTTGGTGACAACTACTATTATTGAGACAGGGGTAGATATTCCAAATGCCAATACCTTATTTATTGAAAATGCAGATCATATGGGCTTGTCAACCTTGTATCAATTAAGAGGAAGAGTTGGTCGTAGCAATCGCATTGCCTATGCCTATCTCATGTATCGTCCAGAAAAATCAATCAGTGAAGTTTCTGAGAAGAGATTAGAAGCTATTAAGGGATTTACAGAATTGGGCTCAGGATTTAAGATTGCGATGCGAGATCTTTCGATTCGCGGAGCAGGAAATCTCCTAGGAAAGTCCCAGTCTGGTTTCATTGATTCTGTTGGTTTTGAATTGTATTCACAGTTATTAGAGGAAGCTATTGCTAAACGGAACGGTAATGGGAATAAAAGAATCAAAGGAAATGCTGAGTTGATTTTACAAATTGATGCTTATCTTCCTGATACTTATATTTCTGACCAACGACATAAGATTGAAATTTACAAGAAAATTCGTCAAATTGACAATCGTGTCAACTATGAAGAACTACAAGAAGAATTGATGGATCGATTTGGAGAATACCCAGATGTAGTAGCCTACCTTTTAGAGATTGGTTTGGTTAAGTCATATTTGGACAAGGTCTTTGTAGAACGTGTGGAAAGAAAAGATAACAAGATTACAGTTCAATTTGAAAAAGTCACTCAACGACTATTCTTGGCTCAAGATTATTTTAAAGCCTTATCTGCAACGAACTTAAAAGCAGCTATAGCTGAGAATAAGGGATTAATGGAAGTTGTATTTGATGTCCGAAACAAGAAGGATTATGAAATTTTAGAAGGTTTGCTGATTTTTGGAGAAAGTTTATTAGAGATAAAAGAATCAAAGGAAGCAAATCCCATTTAA
- a CDS encoding RNA-binding S4 domain-containing protein — MRLDKYLKVSRIIKRRTVAKEVADKGRIKVNGILAKSSTDLKVDDQVEIRFGNKLLLVKVLEMKDSTKKEDAAGMYEILSETRVEENV, encoded by the coding sequence ATGAGATTAGACAAGTATTTAAAAGTATCACGAATTATTAAGCGCCGTACAGTCGCAAAAGAAGTAGCAGATAAAGGTAGAATCAAGGTAAATGGAATTTTGGCCAAAAGTTCAACGGATTTGAAAGTTGATGACCAAGTTGAAATTCGCTTTGGAAATAAGTTGTTGCTTGTTAAAGTACTAGAAATGAAAGATAGTACAAAAAAAGAAGATGCAGCAGGCATGTATGAAATTCTCAGTGAAACACGGGTAGAAGAAAATGTCTAA
- a CDS encoding septum formation initiator family protein, with translation MSKNIVQMNNSFIQNEHQRRRYLMKERQKRNRFMGWVLILMILLFILPTYNLAQSYDQLLQRRQQLTELKEKYQTLSDEKDKESAFAAKLKDEDYVAKYARAKYYYSKKREAIYTIPDLLPR, from the coding sequence ATGTCTAAAAATATTGTACAGATGAATAATTCTTTTATTCAAAATGAACATCAACGTCGTCGTTACCTGATGAAGGAGAGACAAAAACGAAATCGTTTTATGGGTTGGGTCCTTATTTTGATGATCTTGTTGTTTATTTTACCAACTTATAACTTGGCCCAAAGCTATGATCAGTTACTGCAACGACGTCAGCAATTAACAGAGTTGAAAGAGAAGTACCAAACTCTTAGTGATGAAAAGGATAAGGAATCCGCCTTTGCTGCAAAGTTGAAAGATGAAGACTATGTAGCAAAGTATGCACGCGCCAAGTACTATTACTCAAAGAAACGA